One region of Purpureocillium takamizusanense chromosome 4, complete sequence genomic DNA includes:
- a CDS encoding uncharacterized protein (COG:S~EggNog:ENOG503P5CV~antiSMASH:Cluster_4.5~SECRETED:SignalP(1-19~SECRETED:cutsite=ASA-AR~SECRETED:prob=0.6761)), producing MKFGSLLVYAAAILPCASAARNSTSPRASRHTSYVSTLPSSRRTVLSSSRSTDYAHPSEIESRIYTTVISTAYTTYCPSPTVIPVGNITYTVTKPTTLTISNCPCTVVKTGIPPVKTKKYSASTSSSRTPSSSNLSTHHPRPSKSKAIYTTVISTAYTTYCPSPTIIPVGNMTYTVTKPTTLTITNCPCTVTKTGIPPINTKKSQPPASPKQTQSPPSSKQDQQAPPSSKQPPKPTATPPVVVKAGADTVTVGSYAVFGLIAAMFI from the exons ATGAAATTCGGATCTCTCCTCGTGTACGCTGCGGCCATTTTACCCTGTGCTTCAGCCGCTCGTAACAGTACCAGTCCTAGAGCCAGCCGTCATACGTCCTACGTTTCGACGTTGCCCAGCAGTCGCCGAACAGTACTCAGTAGCAGCCGCTCCACAGACTATGCACACCCTAGCGAAATCGAGTCTAGGATTTACACTACCGTTATTTCCACGGCATATACAACATACTGCCCC AGTCCTACTGTCATCCCCGTGGGCAACATAACCTATACGGTTACCAAGCCGACCACGTTGACTATCAGCAACTGCCCTTGCACGGTGGTTAAGACCGGAATTCCTCCTGTCAAGACTAAGAAGTATTCAGCCTCgacaagcagcagccggaCGCCATCTAGCAGCAATCTCTCGACACACCATCCACGTCCGAGCAAAAGCAAGGCCATTTACACCACAGTCATCTCCACGGCATATACAACATACTGCCCC AGTCCTACTATCATCCCCGTGGGCAATATGACCTATACGGTGACCAAGCCGACTACATTGACTATCACTAACTGCCCTTGCACGGTGACTAAGACTGGAATTCCTCCTATCAACACCAAGAAGTCACAGCCACCGGCCAGCCCCAAGCAAACGCAGTCTCCGCCCAGCTCCAAGCAAGACCAACAGGCCCCTCCATCTTCCAAGCAGCCCCCGAAGCCAACCGCAACTCCACCGGTTGTCGTCAAGGCAGGTGCGGATACCGTCACGGTCGGGTCTTATGCCGTGTTTGGCTTAATTGCGGCTATGTTCATTTAA
- a CDS encoding uncharacterized protein (EggNog:ENOG503Q03W~antiSMASH:Cluster_4.5~SECRETED:SignalP(1-19~SECRETED:cutsite=ASA-AR~SECRETED:prob=0.6761)) codes for MKFGSLLVYAAAILPCASAARNSTSPRASRHTSYVSTLPSSRRTVLSSSRSTDYAHPSEIESRIYTTVISTAYTTYCPSPTVIPVGNITYTVTKPTTLTISNCPCTVVKTGIPPVKTKKYSASTSSSRTPSSSNLSTHHPRPSKSKAIYTTVISTAYTTYCPVGHCRKRYYRAVS; via the exons ATGAAATTCGGATCTCTCCTCGTGTACGCTGCGGCCATTTTACCCTGTGCTTCAGCCGCTCGTAACAGTACCAGTCCTAGAGCCAGCCGTCATACGTCCTACGTTTCGACGTTGCCCAGCAGTCGCCGAACAGTACTCAGTAGCAGCCGCTCCACAGACTATGCACACCCTAGCGAAATCGAGTCTAGGATTTACACTACCGTTATTTCCACGGCATATACAACATACTGCCCC AGTCCTACTGTCATCCCCGTGGGCAACATAACCTATACGGTTACCAAGCCGACCACGTTGACTATCAGCAACTGCCCTTGCACGGTGGTTAAGACCGGAATTCCTCCTGTCAAGACTAAGAAGTATTCAGCCTCgacaagcagcagccggaCGCCATCTAGCAGCAATCTCTCGACACACCATCCACGTCCGAGCAAAAGCAAGGCCATTTACACCACAGTCATCTCCACGGCATATACAACATACTGCCCCGTGGGTCATTGCCGAAAGAGATATTATCGGGCCGTTAGCTAA
- a CDS encoding uncharacterized protein (COG:S~EggNog:ENOG503P2H3~TransMembrane:2 (i28-49o69-88i)~antiSMASH:Cluster_4.5) — translation MNILTDVMVMALPIPSILRLQLSTKSKVMLCCMFLLGGFVTVTSILRTTSVQNSIKNQQDLTYNFIDRGIWTLTEANLGIVTACLLVLKQPLTRLLPRVFPSTKKGSSYIPDNTQGRTVGYYLSDLSTEEAAAEVWRGPVRNHPVGVRLPNARCDEDVMQKFKSRDGSDQDILAGSRMRTETGHV, via the exons ATGAATATACTGACGGACGTCATGGTGATGGCGTTGCCAATTCCGAGTATTCTGCGGTTGCAACTGTCTACCAAGAGCAAGGTCATGCTATGCTGTATGTTCCTGCTCGGTGGTTT TGTTACGGTTACCTCGATTCTCCGGACGACATCTGTGCAAAACTCCATCAAAAACCAACAGGACCTGACATATAACTTTATCGACCGCGGTATCTGGACCCTCACGGAAGCCAACCTCGGCATTGTCACAGCTTGTCTCCTCGTTCTCAAGCAGCCGCTAACGCGGCTCCTACCCCGAGTCTTCCCTTCAACCAAGAAGGGCTCGTCGTACATCCCGGACAACACGCAGGGACGGACGGTCGGATATTACCTGTCAGACTTGTCGACAGAGGAGGCAGCCGCAGAGGTTTGGCGTGGTCCTGTTCGAAACCACCCGGTAGGGGTGAGACTTCCTAATGCACGATGTGATGAAGATGTCATGCAAAAGTTCAAGAGTCGGGATGGCAGCGATCAGGATATTCTGGCTGGTAGTCGGATGCGCACAGAGACTGGACATGTGTAA
- the AYR1_2 gene encoding Acylglycerone-phosphate reductase (EggNog:ENOG503P15W~TransMembrane:3 (o15-36i48-68o100-118i)~antiSMASH:Cluster_4.5~COG:Q): MGFPTDGVDNNGWKLYITSLVAIIVAGMMVISRCAARLWLSKLGWDDASIVLSLCFSIALSVSIQLAVEQGYGMHKSDLTKSELRRALQLFFIAQTPYKVTVWLNKISAVLLYLRIFISRGFRVSA; the protein is encoded by the exons ATGGGCTTCCCCACGGACGGGGTGGACAACAACGGCTGGAAGCTGTACATCACGTCACTTGTTGCCATTATTGTCGCGGGGATGATGGTGATTTCACGCTGTGCGGCCCGGCTATGGTTGAGTAAGCTTGGCTGGGATGATGCTTCCATCGTTCTGTCTCTT TGTTTCTCGATTGCCCTGTCGGTGTCGATACAATTGGCCGTTGAACAAGGCTACGGCATGCACAAGTCTGACCTGACTAAATCGGAACTTCGCAGGGCACTGCAATTGTTTTTCATTGCGCAGACTCCCTACAAGGTCACAGTGTGGCTGAACAAAATCTCAGCAGTCCTGCTGTACCTTCGTATCTTTATATCGCGCGGCTTCCGGGTATCAGCGTag
- a CDS encoding uncharacterized protein (MEROPS:MER0033227~antiSMASH:Cluster_4.5~SECRETED:SignalP(1-23~SECRETED:cutsite=STA-ET~SECRETED:prob=0.3962)~EggNog:ENOG503Q4T0~COG:G) has translation MQSLRQLATAVCAALLLSAASTAETQRDHPSHFLTVSTTNGPITGHWAPGSCPKVVEYLGIPYAKPPVGALRFAAPQRFVSDTEYEAAAFGNDCPLSPSPPVDYPGLTAQAPRIIASFASGLGSRQGEDCLTLNIWSQPTGRSVRHGKPVLVFFYGGRFTIGNTNSPFYNGKYFAAAQDVIVVTVNYRINIFGFPGGPDEETQNLGLRDQRTAVEWVRDNIRNFGGNPSKITIAGQSSGGASVDYWTYAYEKDPIVNGIIASSGNAFSFPVNAKNVTEKNWATVVHAVGCNSAANVMACMREVDWEDIKDAAAAVKPGTSSSVLRSIPPFYPTPDNAIVFTDYVNRTRQGRFAKVPTFAGNNNNEAGYYRIPAYAKGIVPTEKQVEQFHLESFTCPVTYQAENRIEHNVPSWIWRYSGDWNNTRLYATSGAYHGSDLHMIFGASADVSGLPATTEQRKLTTVMQKAWFEFSNDPWHGLSDKVGWPQFNPRRKSLVVLGKDDSSMPIFVKPSEFDAPCSTISLGFIGE, from the exons ATGCAGTCACTGCGGCAGCTAGCAACCGCAGTATGTGCTGCTCTCCTGCTGTCCGCAGCGAGCACAGCCGAAACGCAAAGGGACCATCCGTCGCACTTCTTGACAGTCAGTACGACGAATGGTCCAATTACGGGCCATTGGGCTCCCGGCTCGTGTCCCAAAGTCGTGGAATACCTGGGCATTCCGTATGCCAAACCACCAGTTGGCGCATTACGCTTCGCAGCACCGCAGCGATTCGTCAGCGACACCGAGTATGAGGCAGCTGCGTTTGGAAACGACTGCCCATTGTCGCCATCTCCACCCGTCGACTACCCCGGGCTCACAGCACAGGCGCCCCGGATCATCGCGTCCTTTGCTTCTGGACTTGGTTCGCGCCAGGGTGAGGACTGTCTGACGCTAAATATTTGGTCTCAGCCAACGGGTCGCTCCGTTAGGCATGGCAAGCCGGTGCTGGTTTTCTTCTATGGCGGCC GTTTCACGATTGGCAATACGAACAGCCCATTCTACAACGGCAAGTACTTCGCCGCTGCGCAAGATGTAATTGTCGTCACAGTCAACTACCGTATCAACATCTTTGGTTTCCCTGGCGGACCAGACGAGGAGACACAAAATCTCGGCCTCCGTGACCAACGCACCGCAGTGGAATGGGTTCGCGACAACATCCGCAATTTCGGTGGCAATCCAAGCAAGATCACTATCGCGGGACAGTCTTCAGGTGGAGCTTCCGTCGACTATTGGACGTACGCGTACGAGAAGGATCCTATAGTTAACGGCATCATTGCTTCATCCGGCAACGCATTCAGCTTCCCTGTCAACGCGAAAAACGTGACTGAAAAGAATTGGGCGACGGTCGTCCACGCAGTTGGCTGTAACTCAGCCGCTAATGTCATGGCGTGCATGCGCGAGGTCGATTGGGAGGATATCaaggacgccgcggcggcagtcaAACCCGGTACGAGCAGTAGTGTGTTGCGCTCAATTCCGCCCTTTTATCCGACCCCAGACAACGCCATTGTGTTCACGGACTACGTCAACCGCACAAGACAGGGCCGATTCGCCAAGGTGCCTACCTTTGCCGGCAATAACAATAACGAGGCGGGGTACTATCGGATCCCGGCGTACGCGAAGGGCATCGTGCCAACGGAGAAACAGGTGGAGCAGTTCCATCTGGAGTCGTTCACATGCCCAGTAACCTACCAGGCCGAAAATCGCATAGAGCATAACGTGCCAAGTTGGATATGGCGCTACTCTGGCGACTGGAACAACACGCGACTCTATGCTACAAGCGGCGCATATCACGGTAGTGATCTGCACATGATCTTTGGGGCATCAGCGGATGTAAGCGGTCTGCCGGCGACTACAGAGCAGAGGAAGCTCACTACGGTTATGCAGAAGGCCTGGTTCGAGTTTAGCAACGACCCATGGCATGGTTTAAGCGACAAAGTGGGCTGGCCGCAATTTAACCCGCGTCGAAAGTCGCTCGTAGTGCTGGGTAAAGATGATAGCTCCATGCCTATATTTGTAAAGCCGTCCGAGTTTGACGCGCCATGCTCAACAATTTCTTTAGGTTTTATCGGGGAGTAG